In Pseudomonas coleopterorum, the genomic window TCGAGGCGCCCATGCGGTTCTGACCACGCCCCAGGTCGATGAGGATGAGGTCGGTTTCGCCCTTGTCCATGCGCAGTTGCGGGGTCAGGGTCTTGCGGATGTCGACCACCGGAGCGAAGCCGGTGATGATCAGCGACATCGGTGAGGTCACGCTCTTGTCGGTGCCCTCCTCGCTCCATTGGGTCTTCATGGACATGGAGTCCTTGCCGACCGGAATGGTGATGCCCAGCGCCGGGCACAACTGCATGCCGACCGCTTGCACGGCGTCGTACAGACGCGCGTCTTCACCTGGATGGCCAGCTGCGGACATCCAGTTGGCCGACAGCTTGATGTCGGAGATTTTTGCGATGCTCGATGCGGCGATGTTGGTCAGGGTTTCGCCGACCGCCATGCGGGCCGAGGCCGGGGCGTCGAGCAATGCGAGCGGCGTGCGCTCGCCCATGGCCATGGCTTCGCCGCTGTAGACGTCGAAACTGGTGGCGGTGACGGCGACGTCGGCCACCGGTACCTGCCACGGGCCGACCATCTGGTCGCGTGCCACCAGGCCGGTGATGGTGCGGTCGCCGATGGTGATCAGGAAGCTCTTGCTGGCCACGGCCGGGTGATGCAGCACGCGCTCGATGGATTCGGCCAGGTCCAGCTGGGCCGGGTCGAAGTCGTCACCCAGCGCCTGCTCGCGCACGGCACTGCGGTGCATGCGTGGTGCCTTGCCCAGCAGCACTTCGAGTGGCATGTCGACCGGGCTGTTGCCAAAGTGGCTGTCGGTGACGGTCAATTGCGGCTCTGCGGTAGCCTCGCCGACCACGGCGAACGGGCAACGCTCGCGCTCGCAGATGGCCTGGAAACGCTCGAAGTCGGCCGCATCGACGGCCAGCACGTAGCGTTCCTGGGATTCGTTGCTCCAGATTTCCAGCGGGGCCATGCCCGGCTCGTCATTGGGCACGTTGCGCAGCTCGAAGCGACCGCCACGGCCACCGTCGTTCACCAGTTCGGGGAACGCGTTGGACAGACCACCCGCGCCCACGTCGTGGATGAAACTGATGGGGTTCTTGTCGCCCAACTGCCAGCAACGATCGATGACTTCCTGGCAGCGACGCTCCATTTCCGGGTTCTCGCGCTGCACCGACGCGAAGTCCAAGTCCGCCGAGCTGGTGCCGGTGGCCATGGAGGAGGCGGCGCCGCCGCCCAGACCGATGAGCATGGCCGGGCCACCGAGCACGATCAGCTTGGAGCCGACGGTGATCTCGCCCTTCTGTACATGCTCTTCGCGAATGTTGCCCATGCCGCCGGCGAGCATGATCGGCTTGTGATAGCCGCGCACTTCTTCGCCGTGCGGGGTATCGATGCTTTGCTCGAAGGTGCGGAAGTAGCCGGTCAGGGCCGGACGACCGAATTCGTTGTTGAACGCCGCCCCGCCCAGAGGGCCGTCGATCATGATGTCCAGCGCGGTGACGATGCGCTCGGGCTTGCCGTAGGGTTTTTCCCACGGCTGCTCGAAGCCCGGAATATTCAGGTTGGAGACGGTGAAACCGGTCAGGCCAGCCTTGGGCTTGGCACCACGGCCGGTCGCGCCTTCGTCGCGGATCTCGCCGCCAGACCCGGTTGACGCGCCTGGAAACGGCGCGATCGCCGTAGGGTGGTTGTGGGTTTCCACCTTCATCAGGATGTGCACCGGCTCCTGCACCGCGCCGTACCGGCGGGTTTCAGGGTTCGGGAAGAAGCGCCCGGCCACGCTGCCGACGATCACCGAAGCGTTGTCCTTGTACGCCGAAAGCACGCCTTCGCTGTGCATCTGGTAGGTGTTCTTGATCATGCCGAACAGGCTTTTTTCCTGGCTCTGGCCATCGATGTCCCAACTGGCGTTGAAGATCTTGTGGCGGCAGTGCTCGGAGTTGGCCTGGGCGAACATCATCAGTTCGATGTCGTGCGGATTGCGCGCCAGACCCTGGAAGCTGCTGACCAGGTAGTCGATTTCGTCTTCGGCCAGGGCCAGGCCCAGCTCGACGTTGGCTTTTTCCAGCGCGGCACGACCGCCGCCCAGGATGTCCACGGCGGTGAGCGGCTTGGGTTCGGCATGGCGGAACAGGCCGGCGGCCTCTTCCAGACGGGACAGCACCACCTGGGTCATGCGGTCGTGCAGCACACCGCCGATCAGCTCGGCTTCAGTCTCGCTGAAATCACCAGACACATAAAAGGCAATGCCGCGCTCCAGACGCTGAACCTGAGTCAGGCCACAGTTGTGTGCGATATCGCTGGCCTTGCTCGACCAGGGCGAGATGGTGCCAAAACGCGGCAGCACCAGGAACAGCCGCCCGGTGGGCTCCTGAACCGGAACGCTGGGGCCGTACTTGAGCAGACGGGCAAGGACTTGCTGGTCGTCGCTGGCCAGCTCGCCTTCGACTTCGGCGAAGTGGGCGAATTCAGCATACAGGCCAGTAACAGCGGGGACCTTCTGGCTCAGTTGCTCGAGTAATTTACCGTGGCGAAAGGCAGAAAGGGCAGGAGCGCCGCGCAGGATCAACATCGTCGGGACAGCCTCGAAAGGGGGTGTGCTTGGAGGCCGTGCATTCTAGCCTAAACCGTTGCGCTAGGCACCCGACGGATGGAAAACACCGCGTTCGTTCGTCAGATCCCGCAGGACGGGCGGTCGAGGGGTGGTCGCGCAGGCCTCGCCGCTCTAGCAGACTCCTCTACTTACTGTCGAGATATGGCTCAAGCGGCCGTTTGCGTATACTGCACCCATGCTCACCCAGACCGTCTTACGCTCGCGCTGCGCCAAATGGCTCTTCGCAACCGGACTTCTCCTGCTGCTCAGTGGCTGTGTTGATAAACCCAGCACGCTCGAGCGGGTCAAGGAGGACGGCGTGCTGCGCGTCATAACCCGCAACAGCCCGGCGACCTATTTCCAGGATCGCAACGGCGAAACCGGTTTCGAATACGAACTGGTCAAGCGTTTCGCTGATGACCTGGGGGTCGAACTCAAGATCGAAACCGCCGACAACCTCGACGATATCTTCGCCGGCCTGAGCCAGCCCAAGGGGCCGGTACTGGCCGCCGCCGGTCTGGTGACCAGCGAGGTTCGCGAGAAACAGGCGCGCTTCTCCCACCCCTACCTGGAAGTGACACCGCAGGTCATCTATCGCAACGGCCAGAACCGTCCTACCGATGCCGCCGAGCTGGTCGGCAAGAAGATCATGGTGCTCAAGGGCAGCAGCCACGCCGAGCAACTGGCCAAGCTGAAGCTGCAGTACCCGGCGATCGAGTACGAGGAGTCCGATGCGGTGGAGGTGGTGGATCTGCTGCGCATGGTCGACGAAGGGCAGATCGACCTGACCCTGGTCGACTCCAACGAGGTCGCCATGAACCAGGTGTATTTCCCCAACGTGCGGGTCGCCTTCGACCTGGGTGACGGCCGCGACCAGCGCTGGGCCGTGGCCGCAGGCGAGGACAACAGCTTGCTCGATGAGGTCAACCGCTTCATCGACAAGGTCAAGGGCAACGGCACCCTGCAGCGACTCAAGGACCGTTATTACGGGCATGTCGATGTGCTGGGCTACGTCGGCGCCTACACCTTTGCCCAGCACCTGCAACAACGTTTGCCCAAGTTCGAGAAGACTTTCCAGGCTTCGGCCAAGCAGGAAAAGGTCGATTGGCGGCTGCTGGCAGCCATCGGCTATCAGGAGTCCATGTGGCAGGCCAGCGTGACCTCCAAGACTGGCGTGCGCGGCTTGATGATGTTGACCCAGAACACCGCCCAGGCCATGGGCGTGAGCAACCGCCTGGACCCCAAGCAAAGCATCAACGGCGGTGCCAAGTACTTTGCCTACGTCAAGGACCAACTCGACGCCAGCATCGAGGAGCCCGATCGCACCTGGTTCGCACTGGCGGCCTATAATATTGGCGGTGGTCATCTGGACGACGCGCGCAAACTGGCCGAGGGCGAAGGGTTGAACCCGAACAAATGGCTGGACGTGAAGAAGATGCTGCCGCGCCTGGCGCAGAAGAAGTGGTACAGCAAGACGCGTTACGGCTACGCACGCGGGGGCGAACCGGTGCACTTCGTCGCCAACATCCGCCGCTACTACGACATTCTCACCTGGGTGACCCAGCCGCAGCTCGAAGGCAGCCAGGTCGCCGATGGCAACCTGCATGTGCCCGGCGTCGACCAGTCAAAGCCTGCACAGCAGACCCCACCCCTCTAAAAGCACGCGGTGATCTTGTGGGAGCGGGCTCTGCCCGCGAAAAAGCCCTCGGCAGCACTCCCTCCTTGAATCTCAGCCCTTCGCCCGCCGCGCCCTGAAAAATTCGCTCAAGATAGCCCCGCATTCTTCGGCCAACACGCCCCCCTCCACCACCAGCCGGTGGTTCAGAAAACCCTGACTGAAGAACTGTCCCTGGCTCTGCGCGACGCCCGCCTTGGGTTCGAGCGCACCGAATACCACCCGCGCAATGCGCGAATGCACGATAAGCCCCGCACACATGCTGCAAGGCTCCAGGGTGACGTACAGGGTGCTGCCCGGCAGCCGATAGTTCTGCACCGTTTGCGCAGCGTTGCGGATGGCGACCATCTCGGCGTGGGCGCTGGGGTCGTGGCCCCTGATGGGGCAATTGAATCCGCGCCCGACGATTTCGCCCTGCTGCACCAGCACCGCGCCTACCGGCACCTCGCCCAGCGCCGCGCCTTCGGCTGCCAAGGCCAGGGCCTCGGCCATGAAGAACTGATCGCGGCTGCGATCGATGATCTGTGCGTACTTCACTGTTCAGGCAACCTCTATTGCAGCCATGAGTCCGGTTTCCATGTGGTCGATCACATGGCAATGGAACATCCAGATACCCGGATTATCCGCCACCAACGCCACCTGGGCACGTTCGTTCTTGCCCAGCAGGAACGTATCAGTGAAGTACGGAATGATCTTGCGCCGATTGGACGCGATCACTTTGAAACTCATGCCGTGCAAGTGAATGGGGTGCTGATATTGGGTCATGTTCTTGAGCTCCAGCACGTAGCTCTTGCCCAACTGCATCTTGGCGATGGGCCGATCGGCGCAGGTCTTGTCGGTGATGTCCCAGGCAATGCCGTTGATCTGCCACAGGCTGGGCGGCTTGCCGTCGGTGGTGTCGGACACCTCGCCCACCCATTCGAAGTTGAAATTGAGCTTCTCGGCGTTGGCCAGGTCCGGCTCGGCAATCGGGTTGGCGGGCAATGCCGGCGGCCAGTCGGTAGCCGCTGCCTCGGCCGGCACCGAGCGCAGCGTGCCCAGACGCACCGAGCCATCGCGAATAGCGATCTCTTCACCGGCAGGCGGCATCTTCACGGCAAGGCAGACGCGCATGCCGGGACCCATCCAGTAATCCTTGCCGAACGCACGGGGCTCGATCGGGTTGCCGTCCAGCGCATACAGGCGCATCTGGGCGTCGCCACGAAAATTCAGGCGGTAGGTGGCGGTGTTGTCCAGGTTCAGAATTCGCACCCGGACGATCTGCCCTGCCGGCAGATCGATGGTTGCCCGATGCACACCGTTGATCGTCGAGAGTCGCCCCAGAGTGCCGTTGCGCGCCGCCTCGCGAGGAATGCTGAACGGCAGGAACGCGC contains:
- a CDS encoding multicopper oxidase family protein, which produces MSFTRRRFLGGLAGVVAVGVGAGGAARYWLGTPVDQAGVDYQLIAAPLDVELVAGHQTPAWAFGGSAPGQELRVRQGEWLRVRFINQLPIETTIHWHGIRLPLDMDGVPYVSQLPVKPGEYFDYRFRVPDAGSYWYHPHVASSEELGRGLVGPLIVEEREPTGFAHEAVLNLKNWHVDEEGAFLPFSIPREAARNGTLGRLSTINGVHRATIDLPAGQIVRVRILNLDNTATYRLNFRGDAQMRLYALDGNPIEPRAFGKDYWMGPGMRVCLAVKMPPAGEEIAIRDGSVRLGTLRSVPAEAAATDWPPALPANPIAEPDLANAEKLNFNFEWVGEVSDTTDGKPPSLWQINGIAWDITDKTCADRPIAKMQLGKSYVLELKNMTQYQHPIHLHGMSFKVIASNRRKIIPYFTDTFLLGKNERAQVALVADNPGIWMFHCHVIDHMETGLMAAIEVA
- the mltF gene encoding membrane-bound lytic murein transglycosylase MltF; protein product: MLTQTVLRSRCAKWLFATGLLLLLSGCVDKPSTLERVKEDGVLRVITRNSPATYFQDRNGETGFEYELVKRFADDLGVELKIETADNLDDIFAGLSQPKGPVLAAAGLVTSEVREKQARFSHPYLEVTPQVIYRNGQNRPTDAAELVGKKIMVLKGSSHAEQLAKLKLQYPAIEYEESDAVEVVDLLRMVDEGQIDLTLVDSNEVAMNQVYFPNVRVAFDLGDGRDQRWAVAAGEDNSLLDEVNRFIDKVKGNGTLQRLKDRYYGHVDVLGYVGAYTFAQHLQQRLPKFEKTFQASAKQEKVDWRLLAAIGYQESMWQASVTSKTGVRGLMMLTQNTAQAMGVSNRLDPKQSINGGAKYFAYVKDQLDASIEEPDRTWFALAAYNIGGGHLDDARKLAEGEGLNPNKWLDVKKMLPRLAQKKWYSKTRYGYARGGEPVHFVANIRRYYDILTWVTQPQLEGSQVADGNLHVPGVDQSKPAQQTPPL
- the tadA gene encoding tRNA adenosine(34) deaminase TadA; translated protein: MKYAQIIDRSRDQFFMAEALALAAEGAALGEVPVGAVLVQQGEIVGRGFNCPIRGHDPSAHAEMVAIRNAAQTVQNYRLPGSTLYVTLEPCSMCAGLIVHSRIARVVFGALEPKAGVAQSQGQFFSQGFLNHRLVVEGGVLAEECGAILSEFFRARRAKG
- the purL gene encoding phosphoribosylformylglycinamidine synthase, whose product is MLILRGAPALSAFRHGKLLEQLSQKVPAVTGLYAEFAHFAEVEGELASDDQQVLARLLKYGPSVPVQEPTGRLFLVLPRFGTISPWSSKASDIAHNCGLTQVQRLERGIAFYVSGDFSETEAELIGGVLHDRMTQVVLSRLEEAAGLFRHAEPKPLTAVDILGGGRAALEKANVELGLALAEDEIDYLVSSFQGLARNPHDIELMMFAQANSEHCRHKIFNASWDIDGQSQEKSLFGMIKNTYQMHSEGVLSAYKDNASVIVGSVAGRFFPNPETRRYGAVQEPVHILMKVETHNHPTAIAPFPGASTGSGGEIRDEGATGRGAKPKAGLTGFTVSNLNIPGFEQPWEKPYGKPERIVTALDIMIDGPLGGAAFNNEFGRPALTGYFRTFEQSIDTPHGEEVRGYHKPIMLAGGMGNIREEHVQKGEITVGSKLIVLGGPAMLIGLGGGAASSMATGTSSADLDFASVQRENPEMERRCQEVIDRCWQLGDKNPISFIHDVGAGGLSNAFPELVNDGGRGGRFELRNVPNDEPGMAPLEIWSNESQERYVLAVDAADFERFQAICERERCPFAVVGEATAEPQLTVTDSHFGNSPVDMPLEVLLGKAPRMHRSAVREQALGDDFDPAQLDLAESIERVLHHPAVASKSFLITIGDRTITGLVARDQMVGPWQVPVADVAVTATSFDVYSGEAMAMGERTPLALLDAPASARMAVGETLTNIAASSIAKISDIKLSANWMSAAGHPGEDARLYDAVQAVGMQLCPALGITIPVGKDSMSMKTQWSEEGTDKSVTSPMSLIITGFAPVVDIRKTLTPQLRMDKGETDLILIDLGRGQNRMGASILAQAHGKLANRAPDVDDAEDLKAFFAVIQGLNADGHLLAYHDRSDGGLLASVVEMAFAGHCGLNLQLATVAHSREEVGAVLFNEELGAVIQVRQDATPMILAQFSAAGLGNDCVAVIGQPINNGAVNIRYHDDVLFSGERRLLQRQWAETSYQIQRLRDNAVGADQEFDALLEEDNPGLSFNLSYDVNEDIAAPYIKKGVRPQVAVLREQGVNGQVEMAAAFDRAGFNAIDVHMSDILAGRVDLNEFKGLVACGGFSYGDVLGAGEGWAKSALFNARARDAFQQYFERSDSFTLGVCNGCQMMSNLHELIPGSEFWPHFVRNRSEQFEARVAMVQVQESNSIFLQGMAGSRMPIAIAHGEGHAEFASADALLQADVSGCVALRFVDNHGKVTEQYPANPNGSPRGITGLTSRDGRVTIMMPHPERVFRAVQNSWKPEEWDEDGAWMRMFRNARVWVD